Proteins encoded by one window of Anaerolineales bacterium:
- a CDS encoding FAD-dependent oxidoreductase, producing the protein MPDITIIGAGLAGMVAGLRLLQRGCTVTIYDSDVRTGGKAGSILKDGRYEDHGYHVFPAWYLNVWSLINELGIYDNFDRTVGFRRLGRGDRQNPQYMPFFTPSVLLLYSILDLISRGDSYLGDESIYGFLHSRTYYTDDLAFQYQDLILKALSDPSYEVSALTMRDVYRQQLRYPNPAWSCTKGNLQEFWVKPIEDAVRKLGGTIHLQKTLTQINFEGNSVKSIAIRDNEGTETTLPVERLLMTVPPEQFSRLVNDAMFRTDPELLEVEYLKSGPQASLNVYLNKKIPGIPRHHISLIHSKYAQTFIDISQIWEGLNDGNTVLQSLASDITTLLPLSKGLIEEEILNELMAYLPFDKSNVVRTVLQTNADSPLFKNDVGSELYRPHTRTKIPNLYMAGDWCISHVNLASMENAVTTGLMAAEAIRFDLKIDKPVTILMPKLYPQWALAVLRFVLTPVAWIAKVVDTVQSLFQRGKKAAPVA; encoded by the coding sequence ATGCCAGATATCACGATCATTGGGGCAGGGTTAGCGGGAATGGTTGCCGGTCTGCGGCTGCTCCAACGTGGTTGTACGGTGACCATTTACGACTCGGACGTCCGCACCGGCGGGAAAGCTGGTTCAATTTTAAAAGATGGACGCTATGAAGATCACGGCTACCATGTGTTTCCGGCTTGGTACTTGAATGTTTGGAGCTTAATCAATGAACTGGGCATTTATGATAACTTTGACCGTACCGTAGGCTTTCGTCGTTTGGGGCGGGGGGATCGACAAAACCCGCAATACATGCCTTTTTTCACGCCTTCCGTGCTGCTGCTCTATTCGATCCTCGATCTGATCAGTCGGGGGGATTCGTACCTCGGTGATGAGAGCATCTACGGCTTTTTGCACTCCCGCACGTACTACACAGATGATCTCGCCTTTCAGTATCAAGACCTCATTCTAAAGGCACTCTCCGACCCTAGCTACGAAGTCTCCGCGCTGACGATGCGCGATGTGTACCGTCAGCAACTGCGCTACCCCAACCCGGCGTGGAGTTGTACTAAGGGCAACCTTCAAGAGTTTTGGGTCAAGCCCATCGAAGACGCCGTGCGCAAACTTGGCGGGACAATCCATCTTCAAAAGACCCTGACACAGATCAACTTTGAGGGAAACAGCGTCAAAAGCATCGCCATTCGGGATAACGAGGGGACAGAAACGACGCTCCCCGTTGAGCGCTTACTGATGACCGTTCCCCCAGAGCAGTTTTCGCGCTTGGTGAACGACGCCATGTTCCGCACCGACCCCGAACTACTCGAAGTGGAGTATCTGAAATCAGGACCGCAGGCGTCCTTGAATGTTTATCTAAACAAGAAAATCCCCGGCATTCCGCGCCACCACATTAGCCTTATTCATTCAAAATATGCTCAGACGTTTATCGACATCTCCCAAATTTGGGAGGGGCTAAACGACGGAAATACCGTCCTCCAGAGCCTTGCCTCAGACATTACAACCCTGCTTCCGCTCAGCAAGGGGCTGATTGAGGAAGAAATCTTGAACGAACTTATGGCATATCTCCCCTTTGATAAAAGCAATGTGGTACGCACCGTCTTACAAACGAACGCCGATTCGCCTCTGTTCAAAAACGATGTTGGGTCGGAACTTTACCGCCCGCACACCCGCACAAAAATCCCGAACCTCTACATGGCGGGGGATTGGTGCATCTCCCATGTGAATCTTGCCTCGATGGAAAATGCGGTGACAACGGGGCTGATGGCGGCGGAAGCCATACGCTTTGACCTAAAAATCGACAAGCCGGTGACGATTTTGATGCCCAAGCTCTATCCGCAGTGGGCGCTGGCGGTGCTGCGCTTTGTCTTGACGCCAGTGGCATGGATAGCAAAGGTGGTTGATACGGTGCAATCGCTCTTCCAGCGGGGGAAAAAGGCAGCCCCTGTTGCCTGA
- a CDS encoding molybdopterin-dependent oxidoreductase → MSFLLRREKEEQVKNQGRLPPGQSLTQKFPVLHYGGVPMYETLARWTFRIFGLVEQEKTWSWEEFNKLPRHQVTLDIHCVTSWSKFDCLWEGIHVKTLVEAGLIKVKPEAKFVIQHCEFGYTTNTPLEAVFSENFLLATHFDGKPLDPEHGYPLRGLMGAVATQKTDTDLYLWKGGKWLRGLEFTATDRPGFWEMAGYSNTANVWREERYWHNRR, encoded by the coding sequence ATGAGTTTCCTACTCCGTCGTGAAAAGGAAGAGCAGGTCAAGAATCAAGGGCGGCTGCCCCCCGGTCAATCCCTCACACAGAAGTTCCCCGTCCTACATTACGGCGGCGTACCCATGTATGAAACCCTTGCCCGCTGGACATTCCGCATCTTTGGCTTGGTGGAACAAGAAAAAACGTGGTCGTGGGAAGAATTCAACAAACTCCCCCGCCACCAAGTGACCCTCGACATTCACTGCGTAACCAGTTGGAGCAAGTTTGATTGTCTGTGGGAGGGCATCCATGTCAAGACGCTCGTTGAGGCGGGCTTGATCAAGGTGAAACCAGAGGCAAAATTTGTTATTCAACACTGCGAGTTTGGCTACACGACGAATACCCCGCTAGAAGCTGTCTTCAGCGAGAATTTTTTGCTTGCCACCCATTTTGATGGCAAACCGCTTGACCCCGAACATGGCTACCCCTTGCGCGGGCTGATGGGAGCGGTGGCAACGCAAAAAACAGACACAGATCTTTACCTCTGGAAGGGCGGAAAGTGGCTGCGGGGGCTGGAATTTACGGCGACAGATCGCCCAGGCTTTTGGGAGATGGCGGGGTACTCGAACACTGCCAATGTGTGGCGGGAAGAACGTTATTGGCATAACCGCCGCTAA
- a CDS encoding AAA family ATPase, with translation MTTITPTLFINTRYRLGEEIGSGGMGVVYRAQDRLTGSMVALKRLLQLDMGSSSFDSQSTDTQTLRLALAREFQLLATLQHPHIIRVLDYGFDAQAQPFFTMDLLTEAQTIIHYGTERPFEVKLCLIGELILALIYLHRRGIIHRDLKPTNVMVVSNNVKVLDFGLSMEADQPTAKDNASGTLAYMAPEMFRQGNVVPASDQYAVGVIAYQLLVGRHPFNTNDLSHFLHDTMNVMPTMDHPELTPPLQHILTKLLAKQPDQRFADLNESLEAINQITGKPLVQETVAIRESFLQAARFVGRQTEMEILEARLKQTGQGLGGAVLIGGESGIGKSRLIAEIRTLALVKGLNVARGQAVQDGSSPYQVWRDVLRWLVILTDISDEEASTIKMLLPDIGDYLERPVSDPPPLDAKAAQERLVGVITALLSRQRRPLLIKLEDLHWADEASLELLGKIIPALSHLPVLVIGTYRDDEMPALGTRYPDVATLTLQRLASPEIAMLSQSILGSAGNSPNLVNLLRQETEGNAFFVVEVVRALAEHAGSLNKISTAELPITVITGGIQQILQRRLTFITEADLAILRLAAVLGRDLDLVVLEHATAKQADEGWLTRCAAAAVLERQDKLWRFVHDKLRSAVLVDLPEDIRPGLHRVIAGALEETYPEGKAFSAALAHHWSMAGEAVKEAHYAIAAGNYALSLNAYLDARKHLARALEVLATLPDSEAARRERIDALLTLVQASIAADPPATQLTRLEEAETLLKSLPEGDRRRELTIAYWRGRAFMYKNELLQALGQFQQVLAGAKELNDPEMIAIPSNAIGVATTFRGQHAKGKPLLQQARMLFEKLGNWREWVSASSFYGVALASMGEFEEAKQSVQAAIQRAIQMNDHSLLASSHGPACWVYYQTNDIDEMVNQSQHSAAAAAKMGNKVFEYMALGYQAIAHSQRGNHKDALTVVAQRSALKAELGGGPIIMDDIFGALISEVLANAGEFDQAAGLATAILQIAEKIGNPTSEAIARRTLGRVCAQRSEWAESDTHMSRAVELLEGNISPPELARTRTLWGAALHQRGDLNGAKSQWTHAAELFEKHGLKAELAAVQQRLARII, from the coding sequence ATGACGACTATAACGCCAACCTTGTTTATCAATACGCGCTATCGTTTAGGAGAGGAGATTGGTTCCGGCGGGATGGGGGTTGTCTACCGCGCCCAAGATCGCCTAACGGGAAGTATGGTGGCGCTTAAGCGACTTCTTCAACTCGATATGGGGTCGTCCTCCTTCGATTCGCAAAGCACGGATACCCAAACCCTGCGCTTAGCGCTGGCACGCGAATTTCAACTTTTGGCAACCCTTCAACACCCACACATCATCCGCGTCTTGGATTACGGCTTTGATGCTCAGGCACAGCCTTTCTTCACGATGGACTTGCTCACCGAGGCGCAGACGATTATCCACTACGGCACCGAGCGCCCTTTCGAGGTGAAACTGTGTCTGATTGGGGAACTTATTCTGGCGTTGATCTACCTGCACCGGCGGGGAATCATCCACCGTGATCTGAAGCCTACCAATGTCATGGTTGTGAGCAACAACGTGAAGGTGTTGGATTTCGGTCTTTCGATGGAGGCGGATCAGCCCACAGCCAAAGACAACGCCTCTGGAACACTGGCGTATATGGCGCCGGAAATGTTCCGTCAGGGAAATGTCGTCCCTGCCTCTGATCAGTATGCCGTTGGGGTGATCGCCTATCAACTGCTTGTCGGGCGGCATCCGTTCAATACGAACGACCTCTCGCACTTTCTCCATGACACTATGAATGTCATGCCAACGATGGATCATCCCGAACTGACGCCCCCTCTCCAACACATTTTGACAAAACTTTTAGCGAAACAACCTGACCAACGCTTTGCCGATCTCAATGAATCGCTAGAGGCGATCAATCAGATTACGGGGAAGCCGCTTGTCCAAGAAACCGTCGCTATTCGGGAGAGTTTTCTCCAAGCAGCACGCTTTGTTGGACGGCAAACCGAGATGGAGATTTTAGAAGCACGCCTCAAACAAACTGGGCAGGGGCTAGGTGGAGCGGTGCTGATTGGCGGCGAGAGCGGCATTGGTAAATCCCGTCTGATCGCTGAGATACGCACGTTGGCGTTGGTCAAGGGCTTGAACGTGGCACGGGGGCAAGCAGTTCAAGATGGAAGCTCTCCCTACCAAGTATGGCGGGATGTCCTGCGCTGGTTGGTGATTCTCACCGATATTTCTGATGAGGAAGCCTCAACGATCAAAATGCTCCTCCCCGATATTGGCGATTATCTAGAGCGCCCCGTAAGCGATCCGCCCCCGCTGGACGCGAAAGCCGCCCAAGAGCGGTTGGTAGGCGTGATCACCGCCCTTCTCAGCCGCCAACGCCGCCCTCTTTTAATCAAATTGGAAGACCTTCACTGGGCAGACGAAGCCAGCCTTGAACTATTGGGAAAAATTATCCCCGCCTTATCCCATCTGCCAGTCTTGGTCATCGGCACATACCGTGATGATGAAATGCCCGCCTTAGGGACGCGCTATCCCGACGTGGCAACGCTCACGCTCCAACGGTTGGCATCCCCGGAAATTGCCATGCTCAGCCAATCAATACTTGGTTCAGCGGGGAACAGCCCCAATCTCGTCAACCTTTTGAGGCAGGAAACAGAAGGAAATGCCTTCTTTGTGGTAGAGGTTGTCCGCGCCCTTGCCGAACATGCCGGAAGTTTGAACAAAATCAGCACCGCTGAATTGCCTATAACCGTCATCACCGGAGGCATACAACAGATTCTTCAGCGCCGCCTGACGTTCATCACCGAAGCCGATCTTGCCATCCTCCGTTTGGCGGCGGTCTTAGGGCGCGATCTTGATCTCGTCGTACTAGAACACGCTACTGCCAAGCAAGCAGACGAAGGGTGGCTGACGCGCTGTGCCGCTGCCGCTGTGTTGGAGCGCCAAGATAAACTATGGCGGTTCGTCCATGACAAACTGCGCTCGGCTGTTTTGGTTGACCTTCCAGAGGACATACGCCCCGGTCTACACCGCGTGATTGCGGGGGCGCTGGAAGAAACATACCCTGAAGGGAAGGCATTTTCGGCAGCGCTTGCCCATCACTGGAGTATGGCGGGCGAGGCGGTAAAGGAAGCCCATTACGCCATTGCCGCTGGCAATTATGCCCTCAGTTTGAATGCCTATCTGGATGCCCGTAAGCATTTGGCGCGGGCGTTGGAGGTTTTGGCAACCCTCCCCGATAGTGAAGCAGCCCGCCGTGAACGGATCGACGCCCTTCTGACGCTTGTACAGGCATCCATCGCCGCTGACCCTCCCGCCACCCAACTCACCCGTTTGGAGGAGGCAGAAACCCTTCTAAAAAGCCTTCCTGAAGGGGATCGTCGTCGTGAACTGACCATCGCCTATTGGCGCGGGCGGGCGTTCATGTATAAAAACGAACTTCTTCAAGCGTTGGGGCAGTTTCAACAAGTTTTGGCAGGGGCAAAGGAACTGAACGATCCAGAGATGATCGCTATCCCCTCCAACGCCATTGGGGTTGCCACCACCTTCCGAGGGCAGCACGCGAAGGGCAAACCGCTTCTGCAACAAGCGCGGATGCTCTTTGAAAAACTGGGGAATTGGCGGGAATGGGTTTCGGCAAGCTCGTTCTATGGTGTTGCCCTTGCCTCTATGGGCGAATTTGAAGAGGCGAAGCAAAGCGTTCAGGCGGCAATCCAACGGGCAATCCAAATGAATGATCACAGTTTGTTGGCATCATCGCACGGACCGGCCTGTTGGGTGTACTACCAAACGAACGATATTGACGAGATGGTCAACCAAAGCCAACATTCGGCGGCGGCGGCGGCGAAGATGGGCAACAAAGTCTTTGAATATATGGCGCTTGGCTATCAGGCAATTGCTCACAGCCAGCGTGGAAATCATAAAGACGCCCTGACCGTCGTTGCCCAACGCAGTGCCCTCAAAGCGGAGTTGGGGGGTGGACCGATCATCATGGATGATATTTTTGGGGCGCTCATCTCCGAGGTTTTGGCAAATGCGGGGGAGTTTGACCAAGCCGCAGGGCTTGCCACCGCGATTCTTCAAATTGCCGAAAAAATTGGTAACCCCACAAGCGAGGCAATTGCCCGCCGGACGTTGGGGCGTGTTTGCGCCCAACGTAGTGAATGGGCTGAGTCTGATACCCACATGAGCCGCGCCGTCGAACTGCTTGAGGGGAACATCTCCCCACCAGAATTGGCGCGGACGCGCACACTGTGGGGTGCGGCGCTTCACCAACGTGGCGACCTAAACGGGGCAAAGAGTCAGTGGACACACGCCGCAGAACTCTTTGAAAAGCATGGGCTAAAGGCAGAATTGGCAGCCGTGCAGCAGCGCTTGGCACGGATCATCTAA